One Microbacterium marinum genomic window carries:
- a CDS encoding DUF4870 domain-containing protein, with translation MTDPTTPAPQGEPTPPPPGATTPPPAGGPASPPPSGYTAPPPGYGQQPPAYAQQPQGYGQPGAAPAGAPLTPDQDKQWAMWAHIGGIIGFLPSLIIWLVFKDRGPRVDTEGKEALNWQITFTIIYIAAYIVFTILSFIPFAGLIVWILPLGVWVVNIVFSIQGGMKVNAGGSYRYPINFRFIK, from the coding sequence ATGACCGACCCGACCACGCCCGCCCCGCAGGGCGAGCCGACTCCCCCGCCGCCGGGCGCGACAACTCCCCCTCCCGCAGGCGGGCCCGCGTCGCCGCCGCCGAGCGGATACACCGCACCGCCTCCCGGCTACGGCCAGCAGCCCCCCGCCTACGCGCAGCAGCCGCAGGGATACGGCCAGCCCGGCGCCGCCCCCGCCGGCGCACCCCTGACCCCCGATCAGGACAAGCAGTGGGCGATGTGGGCCCACATCGGCGGCATCATCGGCTTCCTGCCGTCGCTCATCATCTGGCTGGTCTTCAAGGACCGGGGCCCGCGGGTGGACACGGAGGGCAAAGAGGCGCTGAACTGGCAGATCACGTTCACGATCATCTACATCGCCGCGTACATCGTGTTCACGATCCTGTCGTTCATCCCGTTCGCCGGGCTGATCGTGTGGATCCTCCCCCTGGGAGTCTGGGTCGTGAACATCGTCTTCAGCATCCAGGGCGGCATGAAGGTGAACGCGGGCGGCAGCTACCGCTACCCGATCAACTTCCGATTCATCAAGTGA
- a CDS encoding protein phosphatase 2C domain-containing protein produces MPEATESRVVPFASGTIELRWSDVTHRGRRRENNQDAVLSAFPLFVVADGMGGHIGGEIASSRTIERLSAAVAAGEVSPATIESALEQAVDDIASHTETTDDGTGTTVTGVFLDLTGDDPTWVTLNIGDSRVYLFRDGALAQVTTDHSVVQELISAGRLSPEEAENHPYGNVITRAVGPSDGVVPDYVRLEVLDGDRFVICSDGLTKELTDYGILHFLLQHEDPTEAVDAMLEAALENGGRDNVTIIVLNVARTDSSPAAD; encoded by the coding sequence GTGCCCGAAGCCACCGAATCCCGCGTCGTGCCTTTCGCGTCCGGGACGATCGAGCTGCGTTGGTCCGATGTCACGCATCGGGGTCGACGCCGCGAGAACAATCAGGATGCCGTCCTCTCGGCCTTCCCTCTTTTCGTCGTCGCCGACGGGATGGGCGGCCACATCGGCGGCGAGATCGCCAGCTCCCGCACGATCGAGCGCCTGTCGGCCGCGGTCGCTGCGGGGGAGGTGTCCCCGGCGACGATCGAGTCGGCTCTGGAGCAGGCTGTCGACGACATCGCCTCGCACACGGAGACGACCGACGACGGCACCGGGACGACGGTCACCGGGGTGTTCCTCGACCTGACCGGCGATGACCCGACCTGGGTGACGCTGAACATCGGCGATTCGCGGGTGTACCTGTTCCGCGATGGTGCTCTCGCGCAGGTCACTACTGATCACTCGGTCGTCCAGGAGCTCATCTCCGCCGGACGGCTCAGCCCCGAAGAGGCCGAGAACCACCCCTACGGCAACGTGATCACCCGGGCCGTGGGTCCGAGCGACGGTGTGGTGCCCGATTACGTGCGACTCGAAGTGTTGGACGGCGACCGCTTCGTCATCTGCAGCGACGGTCTCACCAAAGAGCTCACCGACTACGGCATCCTTCACTTCCTGCTCCAGCACGAAGACCCCACCGAGGCCGTGGACGCGATGCTCGAGGCCGCCCTGGAGAACGGCGGTCGTGACAACGTGACCATCATCGTCCTCAACGTCGCGCGCACCGACTCCTCCCCAGCCGCCGACTGA
- a CDS encoding FtsK/SpoIIIE domain-containing protein, which translates to MTTSIPVLPDEPLTLPRAAMPAPRPPLPLLTAIVPVAGAVVLWAVTGSVYALWFALLGPLIAVASIADGARNSRRLRRRDTAEAARAIDRTRREVARRHDVEREERWTRHPDVLGYLRHPASIWRAVPEREGVLVVGAGDGRSEVRISGGEGDQQAIDVRRDAARIARVPVLVPMTAGVAVIGPQPFAAAVARGLALQACLCLAPGRVRLGDEGPSWADAAPHRHAATGHLLQLSEDGGLVGADVDIPIVVVAEGAPPPPRCAAVLRLTGPARARLDIDGRTHDVDVEPISLGQAVQAANMLTTRAESALGHRAGEAPLPLDDLIRLAPAPRPDALVASFASVTAEALAVDLVRDGPHAVVIGVTGSGKSELLTSWVVSLCARHTPQQVAFLLVDFKGGRTFDHLLPLPHVTGVLTDLDEAAAVRAIESLRAEVRHRERVLGGLGARDVAEAGDALGRLVIVVDEYAALVAAQPGLHDLFGDLAARGRALGIHLVLSAQRAAGVFRDAVLANAPLRIALRVTDAADSRAVLGVDDASRLSGRPHARGVALIRRAGDTVPQAAQVARCEGGTIEEIAGRGGDPARRPWLPALPPRIDLDGIRRADAVVLGIADEPELQRQSPVVWHPADTSLAVIGGPSSGRSSVLRTIADQTGAVVIPSDAEGAWDGITRLADLPAGSTVVVDDLDALVARLPGEYGAQVLDALESAVRGGRARGIRVCVSAQRLHGGVARLIEGMHRRVILGFASRADHVAAGGEASDHVADLPVGRGRIGRTLVQFAVASDEATVRSAGAGSVLSWQPGRRAAAVVLPAGRRSRRLVAQWESWGVEVATVEGATELRRGTVLVGPPDAWLAQWRLLAQARAEADLIVDAACAAEYRALVGARDLPPFALPGADRAWWNAPDRMPRRIVLAAD; encoded by the coding sequence GTGACCACCTCCATCCCCGTCCTGCCCGATGAGCCGCTCACGCTTCCTCGCGCCGCCATGCCGGCGCCTCGTCCGCCGTTGCCGCTGCTGACCGCGATCGTTCCCGTCGCGGGCGCGGTGGTGCTCTGGGCCGTCACCGGCTCCGTCTACGCGCTGTGGTTCGCCCTCCTCGGTCCGTTGATCGCCGTCGCCTCGATCGCGGACGGCGCCCGGAATTCCCGGCGTTTGCGGCGTCGCGACACCGCCGAAGCCGCGCGTGCCATCGACCGCACCCGACGCGAGGTCGCACGACGGCACGACGTCGAACGGGAGGAGCGGTGGACCCGGCATCCGGACGTGCTCGGCTACCTGCGCCATCCCGCGTCGATCTGGCGGGCGGTGCCGGAGCGCGAGGGGGTCCTGGTCGTCGGTGCCGGGGACGGGCGCAGCGAGGTGAGGATCAGCGGTGGGGAGGGGGACCAGCAGGCGATCGACGTCCGCCGAGACGCCGCGCGCATCGCGCGGGTGCCTGTGCTGGTCCCGATGACGGCGGGAGTCGCCGTGATCGGCCCGCAGCCGTTCGCCGCGGCGGTCGCGCGCGGCTTGGCGCTGCAGGCGTGCCTGTGTCTGGCTCCCGGAAGGGTGCGGCTCGGCGACGAGGGCCCGTCGTGGGCGGATGCCGCGCCGCACCGGCACGCCGCCACCGGTCACCTCCTGCAGCTCAGCGAAGACGGCGGCCTGGTCGGCGCCGACGTGGACATCCCCATCGTCGTCGTCGCGGAGGGCGCGCCGCCCCCGCCGCGCTGCGCGGCTGTCCTCCGTCTGACCGGTCCGGCGCGGGCGAGACTCGACATCGACGGCCGCACGCACGATGTCGACGTCGAGCCGATCTCCCTCGGCCAGGCGGTTCAGGCAGCCAACATGTTGACCACGCGCGCGGAGAGCGCACTCGGTCATCGCGCAGGTGAGGCCCCGCTCCCACTCGACGATCTCATCCGTCTCGCGCCCGCTCCGCGCCCCGACGCGCTGGTGGCGTCCTTCGCCTCGGTGACGGCCGAGGCGCTCGCCGTGGACCTCGTCCGCGACGGGCCGCATGCCGTCGTCATCGGCGTCACCGGGTCGGGGAAGAGCGAACTCCTGACGTCGTGGGTGGTGTCTCTGTGCGCGCGTCACACGCCTCAGCAGGTCGCTTTCCTTCTCGTGGACTTCAAGGGAGGTCGCACCTTCGACCACCTCCTGCCGCTACCGCACGTCACCGGAGTGCTGACCGATCTCGACGAAGCGGCAGCCGTGCGGGCGATCGAGAGCCTGCGCGCCGAGGTGCGTCATCGCGAGCGGGTCCTCGGCGGCCTCGGCGCACGTGACGTGGCCGAGGCTGGCGACGCTCTCGGCCGGCTGGTGATCGTCGTCGACGAGTACGCGGCGCTCGTCGCCGCCCAACCGGGGCTCCATGACCTCTTCGGCGATCTCGCTGCGCGCGGCCGGGCGCTCGGCATCCACCTCGTCCTCTCGGCCCAGCGAGCCGCGGGTGTCTTCCGAGACGCCGTCCTCGCGAACGCGCCCTTGCGGATCGCTCTGCGCGTGACGGATGCCGCCGATTCTCGAGCCGTCCTCGGCGTCGACGATGCCAGCCGACTCTCGGGTCGCCCCCACGCCCGCGGTGTCGCCCTGATCCGGCGGGCCGGCGACACGGTGCCGCAGGCGGCGCAGGTCGCGCGCTGCGAGGGCGGGACGATCGAGGAGATTGCGGGGCGTGGCGGTGATCCGGCGCGGAGGCCCTGGCTGCCCGCCCTGCCACCCCGGATCGACCTCGACGGCATCCGGCGCGCCGACGCCGTCGTCCTCGGGATCGCGGACGAGCCCGAGCTCCAGCGGCAGAGCCCCGTCGTGTGGCACCCGGCGGACACCTCGCTCGCGGTCATCGGCGGTCCGTCCAGCGGGCGTTCGAGCGTGCTCCGCACGATCGCGGACCAGACCGGCGCCGTGGTCATCCCGTCCGATGCGGAGGGCGCGTGGGACGGGATCACCCGGCTGGCCGACCTCCCCGCGGGGTCGACCGTCGTCGTGGACGATCTCGACGCCCTCGTCGCGCGGCTGCCTGGGGAGTACGGAGCCCAGGTCCTCGACGCGCTCGAGAGCGCGGTGCGCGGCGGTCGAGCCCGCGGCATCCGGGTGTGCGTCTCGGCGCAACGCCTTCACGGAGGTGTCGCGCGGTTGATCGAAGGGATGCATCGCCGCGTGATCCTCGGGTTCGCATCCCGGGCCGATCACGTCGCCGCAGGAGGGGAGGCCTCCGACCACGTCGCGGATCTCCCGGTCGGTCGCGGTCGGATCGGCCGCACCCTCGTGCAGTTCGCCGTCGCGTCGGACGAGGCGACGGTGCGGAGTGCCGGGGCGGGGAGCGTCTTATCGTGGCAGCCCGGGCGTCGCGCCGCGGCCGTCGTGCTCCCGGCGGGGCGTCGCTCGAGGCGGCTGGTGGCCCAGTGGGAGAGCTGGGGTGTCGAGGTGGCGACGGTCGAGGGGGCGACCGAACTCCGCCGGGGGACGGTCCTCGTAGGACCCCCCGACGCGTGGCTCGCGCAGTGGCGGCTGCTCGCGCAGGCGCGCGCCGAGGCGGATCTCATCGTGGATGCCGCGTGCGCGGCGGAGTATCGCGCGCTCGTCGGTGCGCGCGACCTGCCGCCGTTCGCGCTGCCCGGAGCGGACCGCGCCTGGTGGAATGCGCCGGACCGGATGCCGCGACGTATCGTCCTTGCGGCGGACTGA
- a CDS encoding asparaginase gives MPETFAVTDAVELAVVERSGFVESRHSGSAIVLAPDGAVVNALGPVDEPILPRSTLKPLQALASVTAGAALEGAHLAVATASHSGTDRHVSLVTDILSTAGLSEDALQCPPSWPGDAAARDDMTRELIGPQRVRMNCSGKHAAMLLACTASGWDPASYLDPMHPLQVHTREVIERLTGTKITATATDGCGAPVYGMSLQALARAVHRIGASSERSPFALHRSAGALVRAVRENPWVIQGPGLPDTVVVERLGVFAKHGAEGVMIMIAPDGTTVAMKMLDGSSRASAVTALTLLVRAGALGAADVAAMLADLPLTITGGGRDVGVIRPTV, from the coding sequence GTGCCTGAGACCTTCGCCGTGACCGATGCCGTGGAACTCGCCGTCGTCGAGCGCAGCGGCTTCGTGGAGTCCCGTCACAGTGGCTCCGCGATCGTGCTCGCGCCGGACGGCGCGGTGGTGAACGCGCTCGGCCCCGTCGATGAGCCGATCCTCCCGCGGTCGACCCTCAAGCCCTTGCAGGCGCTGGCGAGCGTCACTGCCGGTGCCGCTCTCGAGGGCGCGCACCTGGCGGTGGCGACCGCGAGCCATTCGGGCACAGACCGGCACGTGTCCCTCGTCACCGACATCCTGTCCACGGCGGGTCTGAGCGAGGACGCGCTGCAGTGCCCGCCGTCGTGGCCGGGGGATGCCGCGGCGCGGGACGACATGACACGGGAGCTCATCGGACCTCAGCGCGTGCGGATGAACTGCTCGGGCAAGCATGCGGCGATGCTCCTGGCCTGCACCGCCAGCGGGTGGGACCCTGCGTCCTACCTCGACCCGATGCATCCGTTGCAGGTGCACACCCGAGAGGTGATCGAACGCCTCACGGGGACGAAGATCACGGCGACGGCGACGGACGGCTGCGGCGCCCCGGTCTACGGGATGAGTCTGCAGGCGCTCGCCCGCGCGGTGCACCGCATCGGAGCATCGTCTGAACGCTCCCCCTTTGCGCTGCACCGATCCGCGGGGGCATTGGTCCGCGCTGTACGCGAGAACCCGTGGGTCATCCAGGGGCCGGGCCTCCCCGACACCGTGGTCGTCGAGCGTCTCGGCGTCTTCGCGAAGCACGGAGCCGAGGGCGTGATGATCATGATCGCCCCCGACGGGACGACCGTCGCGATGAAGATGCTGGATGGCAGCAGTCGCGCATCGGCGGTCACCGCGCTCACCCTGCTGGTGCGGGCGGGGGCCCTCGGCGCAGCCGACGTCGCGGCGATGCTCGCCGATCTCCCCCTCACCATCACCGGCGGTGGGCGGGACGTGGGCGTCATCCGCCCGACCGTCTGA
- a CDS encoding OsmC family protein has protein sequence MHGEHHYRLTSRWTGDRGTGTSGYRDYDRAVTIQVEGKPELLASADRPFRGDPARWNPEDMLLAALSECHLLSYLHACVTAGVVVTSYEDDASGTMVLDGRGGGAFREVVLRPRVTVADAAMIPAAHAAHAQANEWCFIANSVNFPVRHEATVSVA, from the coding sequence GTGCACGGCGAACACCATTACCGACTGACGAGCCGCTGGACCGGCGATCGCGGCACCGGGACGAGCGGCTATCGCGACTACGACCGGGCCGTCACGATCCAGGTCGAGGGCAAGCCCGAGCTCCTCGCCTCCGCTGACCGCCCCTTCCGCGGTGACCCGGCGCGATGGAATCCGGAGGACATGCTCCTGGCGGCGCTGTCGGAGTGTCACCTGCTGTCGTACCTGCACGCCTGCGTCACGGCCGGCGTCGTGGTCACCTCCTACGAGGACGACGCGAGCGGGACCATGGTGCTCGATGGAAGGGGAGGCGGCGCCTTCCGCGAGGTCGTCCTGCGGCCGCGCGTCACCGTCGCCGACGCGGCCATGATCCCGGCGGCGCACGCGGCCCACGCGCAGGCGAACGAATGGTGCTTCATCGCGAACTCCGTGAACTTCCCGGTTCGGCACGAGGCGACGGTCTCCGTCGCCTGA
- a CDS encoding 1-acyl-sn-glycerol-3-phosphate acyltransferase, with protein sequence MTEATTPSETPAEVTDDELARAGALYYLVRWGLGPLARLIYRPRIEGAANIPRSGPIILASNHLSFIDSFVLPLFAPRPVYFLAKSSYFEGGGLAGWFSNRFFRALGATPVRRGAGQAALDALDQQRRILQSGRAIALYPEGTRSLDGRLYKGRTGVAFLALETGAKVVPVGISGTNDAMPVGAKWPALSPRVTIRYGEAIDLSGHGPASSGRARRQATDEIMTAIHALSGQELANAYNEVPAQNPVERLKQVLPHERR encoded by the coding sequence GTGACCGAAGCGACGACTCCCTCAGAGACCCCCGCCGAGGTGACCGATGACGAGCTCGCTCGCGCTGGCGCCCTGTACTACCTCGTCCGCTGGGGGCTCGGCCCCCTGGCCCGGCTCATCTACCGCCCCCGGATCGAGGGTGCCGCGAACATCCCGCGCAGCGGCCCCATCATCCTGGCGAGCAACCACCTGAGCTTCATCGACTCCTTCGTGCTCCCGCTGTTCGCTCCGCGCCCCGTGTACTTCCTCGCCAAGTCGAGCTACTTCGAAGGCGGCGGCCTCGCAGGGTGGTTCAGCAACCGCTTCTTCCGCGCACTCGGCGCGACTCCGGTGCGTCGTGGTGCGGGTCAGGCGGCGCTCGACGCCCTCGACCAGCAGCGCCGCATCCTGCAGTCCGGCCGCGCGATCGCGCTGTACCCGGAAGGCACGCGCTCGCTCGATGGGCGGCTGTACAAGGGGCGCACCGGCGTCGCCTTCCTCGCGCTCGAGACCGGTGCGAAGGTGGTGCCGGTCGGCATCAGCGGGACGAACGACGCGATGCCCGTGGGGGCCAAGTGGCCGGCGCTGTCTCCGCGCGTCACGATCCGCTACGGGGAAGCGATCGACCTGTCGGGGCACGGTCCCGCATCGTCAGGTCGTGCGCGGCGGCAGGCCACCGATGAGATCATGACGGCCATTCACGCTCTGTCCGGCCAGGAGCTGGCGAACGCCTATAACGAGGTGCCGGCACAGAACCCGGTCGAGCGGCTGAAGCAGGTCCTCCCGCACGAGCGGCGCTGA
- a CDS encoding FKBP-type peptidyl-prolyl cis-trans isomerase — protein MRLRPLAALSAAAVSALLLAGCASGEAAPSPSGTAAANLCDAAAASGSASDSVKVSGDVGEAAEATFDTPIAPEDLEVTVLDEGDGEAVEAGEFISYAMTAYNGETGEPLATVGYEPGELLPSQLAADTIQGQVFGCGHVGKRVVAAFPATESAGSEVYVLDLLGTVPTAASGDAQEPVAGMPTVKLADDGAPSITIPEGDAPTETEIATLKQGDGYEIKKGDYALIQYTGVRWSNGETFDSTWDGGAPIAYPTTNYVAGFQKALEGQKVGSQVLVVIPPAEGYGEGTINEEDLKGETIVFVVDILGGQAAATGTE, from the coding sequence GTGCGCCTGCGCCCCCTCGCTGCCCTGTCCGCCGCCGCGGTCTCCGCGCTCCTGCTGGCCGGTTGCGCCAGCGGTGAAGCCGCCCCGTCCCCCAGCGGGACCGCCGCCGCAAACCTGTGCGACGCCGCGGCCGCTTCGGGCAGCGCCTCGGACTCCGTGAAGGTCTCGGGCGACGTCGGCGAGGCCGCGGAGGCCACCTTCGACACCCCCATCGCGCCCGAGGACCTCGAGGTCACCGTGCTCGACGAGGGCGACGGCGAGGCCGTCGAAGCGGGTGAGTTCATCTCCTACGCGATGACCGCCTACAACGGTGAGACGGGCGAGCCGCTCGCCACCGTCGGTTACGAGCCCGGAGAGCTGCTGCCCTCGCAGCTGGCGGCCGACACGATCCAGGGCCAGGTCTTCGGCTGCGGCCATGTCGGCAAGCGCGTCGTCGCGGCCTTCCCCGCGACCGAGAGCGCCGGTTCCGAGGTGTACGTGCTCGACCTGCTCGGCACGGTGCCCACGGCGGCATCCGGCGATGCTCAGGAGCCCGTGGCCGGCATGCCGACCGTGAAGCTCGCCGACGACGGAGCGCCGTCGATCACGATCCCGGAGGGCGACGCACCGACGGAGACCGAGATCGCCACCCTCAAGCAGGGCGACGGATATGAGATCAAGAAGGGCGACTACGCCCTGATCCAGTACACCGGCGTCCGCTGGTCCAACGGCGAGACCTTCGACTCGACGTGGGACGGGGGCGCGCCCATCGCGTACCCGACGACCAACTACGTCGCCGGCTTCCAGAAGGCGCTCGAGGGGCAGAAGGTCGGTTCCCAGGTGCTCGTCGTCATCCCGCCCGCCGAGGGCTACGGCGAAGGCACCATCAACGAAGAGGACCTCAAGGGCGAGACCATCGTCTTCGTGGTCGACATCCTCGGGGGACAGGCGGCCGCAACCGGCACCGAGTGA
- the dxr gene encoding 1-deoxy-D-xylulose-5-phosphate reductoisomerase, whose translation MRRVVILGSTGSIGTQALDVIAANRDRFQVVGLAAGRDREGMAAQARTFGVTDTALGAEEAEQLVRAVDADVVVNGITGSVGLGPTLAALECGRTLALANKESLIVGGELVTALAAPGQIVPVDSEHSALAQALRAGSPDEVRRLVLTASGGPFRGRSRDELAEVTPAEALAHPTWDMGRVVTTNSATLVNKGLEVIEAHLLFDVPYDRIDVTVHPQSIVHSMVEFVDGSTIAQASPPDMRLPISLALDWPHRVAGVGAPLDWTTASSWTFEPLDAAAFPSVDLAKRVGGAGSTYPAVFNAANEQAVDAFHEGRLGFLGIVETIARVVDAHDAPADLTREALADAERWARAEADRLIAAH comes from the coding sequence ATGCGGCGCGTCGTCATCCTCGGGTCCACAGGTTCGATCGGCACCCAGGCGCTGGATGTGATCGCGGCCAACCGCGATCGCTTCCAGGTCGTCGGGCTCGCCGCTGGCCGGGATCGCGAGGGCATGGCCGCGCAGGCCCGCACCTTCGGCGTCACCGACACCGCCCTCGGAGCGGAAGAGGCGGAGCAGCTGGTCCGCGCGGTCGACGCCGACGTGGTCGTCAACGGCATCACCGGGTCCGTGGGCCTCGGGCCGACGCTGGCGGCACTCGAGTGCGGACGAACCCTCGCCCTCGCCAACAAGGAGTCCCTCATCGTCGGTGGCGAGCTCGTCACCGCCCTCGCCGCCCCGGGGCAGATCGTGCCCGTCGACTCCGAGCACTCCGCACTCGCTCAGGCCCTGCGTGCCGGATCGCCCGACGAGGTGCGGCGGCTCGTGCTCACGGCATCCGGTGGCCCCTTCCGCGGACGTAGCCGAGACGAACTCGCCGAGGTGACCCCTGCAGAGGCGCTCGCGCATCCGACATGGGACATGGGGCGCGTGGTGACGACGAACTCCGCCACGCTCGTCAACAAGGGACTCGAGGTCATCGAGGCGCACCTCCTCTTCGACGTGCCGTACGACCGGATCGACGTGACCGTCCACCCGCAGTCGATCGTGCACTCGATGGTCGAGTTCGTGGACGGCTCCACCATCGCCCAGGCCTCGCCGCCCGACATGCGGCTGCCCATCTCGCTCGCGCTGGACTGGCCCCATCGTGTCGCCGGCGTCGGCGCGCCGCTGGACTGGACAACGGCATCGAGCTGGACGTTCGAACCGTTGGATGCCGCGGCATTCCCGAGCGTCGACCTCGCCAAACGCGTCGGCGGCGCGGGGAGCACTTACCCCGCGGTCTTCAACGCCGCCAACGAGCAGGCGGTGGACGCCTTCCACGAGGGGCGGCTGGGCTTCCTCGGGATCGTGGAGACGATCGCGCGCGTGGTGGACGCGCACGACGCCCCGGCGGACCTCACTCGCGAAGCGCTCGCCGACGCCGAGCGCTGGGCGCGCGCTGAAGCGGACCGGCTCATCGCGGCCCACTGA
- a CDS encoding Mur ligase family protein encodes MPQAASAPLPPVLRPSEPPRRSLAELADVFDAATTSDLSGIEVRGVTLATGDLREGELFVAVQGANRHGAEVADVAISKGAVAVLTDAVGAAALSGAGVPVLVVDDPRARLGAISAWVYGTGADGDLPPILAVTGTNGKTSVTHLMQGILHGLGVVTGLSSTAERHIAGQVVPSRLTTPEASEVHALLALMTEREVGAILLEVSAQALTRHRVDGIRFDVAGFTNLSHDHLDDYGDMATYLEAKLQLFREGRSRRAVVVVDQPEGVEVASRSEIPVVTILTPEIATDPDVPADWRVDLVGETPDGVTFTLTGPAGALTTTVPVIGPHMASNAALAIVMLLEAGFEWRRISDLIGGARIDAHLPGRIQRLSGARGPALYLDFGHSPDAFEKTLSAVRRVTPGSVIMVCGANGDRDTTKRADMGRAAALGSDIVVFTDQHPRSEDPAAIRAALVAGALDADPHAVIHQVTPPEDAIAFAVTLAGEQDAILWAGPGHQHYREIAGVRTPFDAEAAARSALRAGGWPMPD; translated from the coding sequence ATGCCACAAGCAGCGTCCGCCCCTCTCCCGCCCGTGCTCCGGCCGTCGGAACCGCCGCGCCGCTCGCTCGCCGAGCTGGCCGATGTCTTCGATGCCGCGACGACCTCCGATCTGAGCGGGATCGAGGTGCGCGGGGTCACCCTCGCGACCGGCGACCTCCGCGAGGGAGAGCTGTTCGTGGCGGTGCAGGGGGCTAACCGGCACGGCGCCGAGGTCGCCGACGTCGCCATCTCGAAGGGTGCGGTCGCGGTCCTGACCGACGCCGTGGGTGCCGCGGCGCTCTCAGGCGCGGGTGTTCCGGTCCTCGTCGTGGACGACCCGCGCGCCCGCCTCGGCGCGATCTCGGCCTGGGTGTACGGCACCGGTGCCGACGGGGATCTCCCCCCGATCCTCGCGGTCACCGGGACCAACGGCAAGACGAGCGTGACCCACCTCATGCAGGGGATCCTCCACGGCCTCGGCGTCGTCACCGGACTCTCCTCGACCGCCGAGCGCCACATCGCCGGGCAGGTCGTCCCCTCCCGGTTGACCACACCGGAAGCCTCTGAGGTCCACGCTCTGCTGGCTCTCATGACGGAGCGGGAGGTGGGTGCCATCCTGCTCGAGGTGAGCGCGCAAGCACTCACCCGCCACCGCGTGGACGGCATCCGATTCGACGTCGCCGGGTTCACGAATCTCTCGCACGATCATCTCGACGACTACGGCGACATGGCGACCTACCTCGAGGCGAAGCTCCAGCTGTTCCGCGAGGGGCGCTCCCGTCGCGCGGTCGTCGTCGTCGATCAGCCTGAGGGTGTCGAGGTGGCATCCCGATCGGAGATCCCCGTCGTCACGATCCTGACCCCCGAGATCGCCACCGATCCCGACGTGCCGGCCGACTGGCGCGTCGACCTCGTGGGCGAGACGCCCGACGGCGTCACCTTCACCCTCACGGGGCCCGCCGGAGCACTCACCACGACGGTCCCCGTCATCGGTCCGCACATGGCGTCCAATGCCGCCCTCGCGATCGTGATGCTGCTGGAGGCGGGCTTCGAGTGGAGGCGCATCTCCGACCTCATCGGCGGGGCACGGATCGACGCGCACCTCCCCGGCCGGATCCAGCGCCTGTCGGGCGCGCGCGGCCCGGCGCTGTATTTGGACTTCGGACACTCCCCCGACGCCTTCGAGAAGACCCTCTCCGCCGTGCGGCGGGTCACGCCGGGCTCGGTGATCATGGTGTGCGGCGCGAACGGTGACCGCGACACCACCAAGCGCGCCGACATGGGACGCGCGGCCGCCCTCGGCAGCGACATCGTCGTGTTCACCGACCAGCACCCCCGCTCGGAGGACCCCGCCGCCATCCGGGCAGCGTTGGTCGCCGGCGCGCTGGATGCCGACCCTCACGCCGTCATCCATCAGGTGACTCCCCCCGAAGACGCGATCGCGTTCGCGGTGACTCTCGCCGGTGAGCAGGATGCCATCCTGTGGGCGGGGCCGGGCCACCAGCACTATCGAGAGATCGCCGGGGTGCGGACGCCGTTCGACGCCGAGGCCGCGGCTCGCTCGGCGCTGCGCGCGGGCGGCTGGCCGATGCCGGACTGA
- a CDS encoding DUF1775 domain-containing protein — MTLRSSRRSALALTGIALGGALALAVPMAASAHVHAHADGAAAGATSRVEFSFSHGCDGSPTTALIVDVPEGVDNATPVVDGAWTISREIGDDGLATQITYTAVTPVEDGLAASIELDALFGSETGGTEIAFPVTQTCETGETAWVEVAEDGEDPEQLESPAPTVAVAAASDAPADEHGEHTDAADSASAASDDSAPVATWLAGGALVVSVAALAAALIRRRRA; from the coding sequence ATGACCCTTCGTTCCTCGCGCCGTTCGGCGCTCGCGCTCACCGGAATCGCCCTCGGAGGCGCCCTCGCCCTCGCCGTGCCGATGGCCGCCTCCGCTCACGTCCACGCCCATGCCGACGGCGCCGCCGCCGGCGCCACCAGCCGCGTCGAGTTCAGCTTCAGCCACGGCTGCGACGGCTCGCCCACGACCGCGCTCATCGTCGACGTCCCGGAGGGTGTCGACAACGCGACGCCCGTTGTCGACGGTGCATGGACCATCAGCCGCGAGATCGGTGACGACGGACTCGCCACCCAGATCACCTACACGGCGGTGACCCCCGTCGAGGACGGTCTTGCCGCCTCGATCGAACTCGACGCCCTCTTCGGGTCGGAGACGGGCGGCACCGAGATCGCCTTCCCCGTCACCCAGACGTGCGAGACCGGCGAGACGGCGTGGGTCGAGGTCGCCGAAGACGGCGAGGACCCCGAGCAGCTCGAGTCCCCCGCCCCGACCGTCGCCGTCGCCGCAGCCTCGGATGCACCCGCCGACGAACACGGTGAGCACACGGATGCCGCGGACTCGGCGTCCGCCGCGTCCGACGACTCCGCCCCCGTCGCGACCTGGCTGGCCGGTGGCGCCCTCGTCGTGAGCGTGGCCGCGCTCGCGGCCGCGCTCATCCGCCGCCGCCGCGCCTGA